The window ACTGAGGCACATCATAACCGCCTATGCTATAGGTACAGTTGTACGGATGACATCTGTATAATTAACTTCCTTGCTCTCAGCTCCTGTGACAGAATAATTGTACTTTAAAATAAGCCTTCGCCCTTGAAATCAGAATGAAACCTcaagtcgcccccccccccccttacaaaGGCGTTGTAGAGTAGCCAAGAAAAATCACCATGTTAGATACTGAAGAATTGAGATTCATGTCTCGTGAAGACTCTTCTCTGGGTTTTATATAGTATGTAAAATATTCATAAGTAAGTGAAGAATAATTACTGTATACAAAATGATATTTTGTGTTACTTTGAGATACTAGCGGAAGAAACTGAGCGGGAGTGGCACCAATACACTTtccacaaaaagaaaatacataGATGATGAGTACCTATGACTGCTGATAGATGTAGCTAAAGACTATGGACATCTATAGATGAAGCATAGTATAGGAGGATAGCGCTAATCCTAATAATGATCATAGTCTGTTTTGAACAAAGcaacatcccatcatcacaTCCACCTGAACCGCTGTCATCCAGCAACAGTAATATTACCTGAATGCTAACATCAGCTATTGTTTTTCTCGTGCAGCTTTCAATGCAGCTTTTTGTGAGAGCGAGCGGCGTCTCGTAGTTCTGCGGCTGACTTTCATCACCAAACTTCTGCCTATTTTGTCGTTGCGCCCCATTAAAGTCGGTAAATCGCCTGGATCCATTTTCATCTAACATCGCCGTCGACcgcaaaagaaaaataaacaacaccTGAAGATACTTTTTATCCAATTGCAGTAGGCAAGGGCACTGCCGTCCGGGACTGTGCCGCCCTCCCCAGAAGCCCTTGAAAACTGCATTTCTCTGGTGTGAAACATCTTAACTCTGGACTCAAATGTGCAGCCTGGGAAAGCCGCTGGACCACGAGCACGTCCCGCTCGGAAACTTAAGGCGACGGTTTAGCGCACAAAACAACACGGTTTTATCAGATCTCCATTCGGCCGTGCCCCCTCTCCCTCCACGGCATCATGTTTGCTTAACAGGCTGCCTGGGAGCGCTGCTGCCCTGATCCAGGGCCCCTGATAAATTGGTGGCCCAGCCTTTGTGCCATTTTCACTTCATTACAGGCTTTGACTTCACTCAGCCATCTCACATGAGCATGCTGGGAGAGGGCACAATAGTCCCCCCCCTTTCTAAACTGTGATTTAACCACAATTCACAATACTAAGTAGGTTTCCAGGTTTCCTTTGTTATTTTATAGCCTTTAATGAGGCTAATATGTGCCTGCTTTAAGCCATACTGAGCAGATTTGAATGGAACTGTCAATGGAAAATGAagttttttagaaaaaaaattggGAATAGGTCTCCTGGTGCAAAAATTGGACGTCAAAATGAAACTGTCAGCAGACAAACCCGCCCTTTTCAcagtttttttggtttctttgccAGATCCTGTTCAAGTCTCCTTCGCTTTTACTTTGTTGAATGAGGATAATTAACTCTCCTGACACACTATGCAGAGCAGTCAGATCTGTGCTCTGGCAGTATGTGAATTAGTTAGAAAGTCCGATTCATCCGCTAGCTTGCTTTCCCTGCGATGCATTAATCTGACCTTGGCATTTAGCCACAATTTTAATGAGATGAGATCTGAACGTTGAACTCAACTCAAGTGACGCTTTTACAGAAAGTCAGAAGAGAACGTGCTGCTGATCAGATGCGTGCATCAACATGCATGTAATGCCTCTCATTAATATAGTTTTACATGCATTAACACCACAGACTTCAGTAAATGGTGCTGAAATAGAGCTTAATTGATACTGAGCTAATTTAATGTCATCAGTGCTGTAAAGTCAGTCAGTCCCGCTtaagtatttttaaaaacaatctaATGTAGTATCATTAGAGTTATTAACTGTGCTTACTGGACTTTTTTTCTAAGGATTTAACAGACCTCATTGTGCTCCAGTCAAACAGCAAGTGTCCTGTATTGTGCTTCATAATTTATGACGTTATTTGGCTGAATGGATCTTTTCTTGTTGCTGGTGTAACTTTAGGACATTCTTCACTTGACATGGTTTACAGAGCCAACAGCATATTTCTGAGGTCACTGACTGGCCAGTGACATTCTAGCTGTTCCCACGGCAACCAGTGATTGTGCATatgggcgtgtgtgtgcgtgcgtgcgtgcgcgtgcgtgcgtgcgtgcgcgtgcgtgcgcgtgcgtgcgtgcgtgtgtgtgatatttGAGACTGGACACCCTAATAAActgtgtaaaaacagaattGGCTGAAAATGTGTGGTCAGGATTTGTGAGATTCAATGTGAAGCCAGAAAAGGCTTAGTGGTAGATTCTGCAGAAGaagcaaagaaacacacacacacacacacacgtgcgcacacagaGCGTACTAAAGTACTGTAGTTTCACTGGCTGCCAGATAAGCTAAAGTAATAACAGTGCCATCTCAGCTAATTTTAGCTGTGTATTGAATGTGTCGCCACTGGTATTCATGGCAGCATTTTTGGCTGAGCTGGGCTTTATGCTGGGTCTGCTGGGATTGCTGTCTCACTCCTCTCAGTCTCAGTTCACTTCATACCTATCTACCTATCCTCGGACCCtcatccttttatttttccGACTCATCACTTTGAATCTGAGCCGTCTGCGTCTCTTATTTGGGACAGTCGCCTCGCTTCCCGTAATCAAATTCTATGAAGTATTTCAAAACCTAACAAAATCAGCAGAGAGCCATTCTTCATGATGGGTCAGAGGGGCAGAAGATGCGCATCAGCTCCAGATTATGTTGTGTATGAGTGTAAcctctgctactgctactgtcaGAGGAAAATCTATTCGAAtccacacagacaaaaaaatgaACCCTTCTGCTTCTTTATGTGCTCCCGCTGTCAAGGTCCCCTCTTACAGTTTAATGAGTGTGTTCGTTTAAATGTGTACACGTGTGTGAGTTTCTAACtgatttctttgttcttttaacTGGAGCATCTTCAGAGCTGAGATTGACATCAGTTTGTCCAGCAACGAGGAGGCGGCCGACTGTCCCACGGTACAAACATCAATAGGCTGGCAGAGCCGCAGACGAACGGAGGCTCATTTCCATGAAACATTGTTCACGCGAGCTGACAGCTGCTTCAAAGCTGTAGCTTGTTCTTACTGTTTGTTCCCAGGCTGCACGTCCTCCTTCTGGATTTAGCTCGTCCGTTTTGTCTTCTGCATTGAGCTGTTTGTGAAAAGGGTTAATGAGGTGATGGAATGACTGAAGTTGTCAAGCAGAGAGTAACTATGAGACTCTCGTGTGTTATGACGCATGAATTGACGGGCTTTATTTAAAAGCACTCCTGATTTCTCATTCTTTGGCTATGATGAGCTCCCAGCATGTCTGTGATTATCTAGTGTCCATACATTAAAGGATGGTTATCAGAGACTCGGAGACATCTTTGATATGTATACGCATACATCAGTTTGATTTTATTACCGGTACACCTTTATGTTGGGAGAGATGAGTCATTCCTTTTCGTTCTGAATCTTCAAATATTCTAAAAAAGGAACCAATTTCATTagagaaggaaggaaatatGAGAGACAGAGATCCAGGCcagtgctgctgaggctgaatTCGTTTTTCAAATAATAAAGGATCCCTCCGACTCCGAAAAGTTTTTGGATTTCAATTCTGCCTAATTCTCATTCATCctaatttgaaaaaaaacaaacaagcggtcttgagcaaagaaaaacacactctgccatgaaataataataaaagaaattcCAGTAGATGagtgaaataataaataattcaattttatcATGACAAATCACATCAGATCACGTGAAATCAACTTTTGTGGCATGGCGTCCTGTCATGCTACACCGTGTCACATGCAGTCATGTCACATCATGCCAGCCTTTATTCTCATTAGTAAGCCATTGTAGAACAAGACAACATGATCTTAACATTACAACATTATCACGACGGCCCCAAACTGAGAAAATGGATTTGGAGAGTGAAAGGACTCGCTGTTATTTCCCCTGCTAGAATATAAAGAGTAAAAGGATATTTTAAAGGACAAGGTGCTACAACATCCTGTACCAGTACCATGTTGATAATGCCAACGTTCACGGCTACATTTGATAAATATTACAATATTTCTTTTATCTGAGTAATCCCATGTGAAAGTGTGAAACGCTGCACAGGTCCGCTCCTCAGAACAGTTCCATACAGAATGCTGTGAAAGCCCTTGACCTTTATGACCCTTTCTGGAGCCATTTCTGCCATTGCAGACGAGAGTTGAATACACATCTCAACAGTTTGGTCATCGTTTACATGGAAGAAAACCACATAAAGCCATTACATACTCCCAGATATAATCATGCTCTTAACAAAATAACTGCACGGCTTCCAGGACCTATTTTGAGATGGGTGGAAGCCTCGGCTCTCACTCGTGCTGTCATGCCCTGCAGCGCTTCACTTTGCCCTCTGGATAGATGTGCAGTGATTCACACTTTCCCAGTGAAACCAGAGCCACACCATGTCCTCTGGGCTATTTTTAACGCTGCAGTGGTTACCTCTGCCAGGCCCATACCACAACGTCTTGGACAGATCTGGGGTatgtgtggatgggtgggtgtgcGTAGATGTTTAGGGATCGTGGGAGTGATAAAACTGCACTTCCAGGCAGAAAAAGATGGGAGCATTAGCGTGGACAATAAGTCGAGTCTTGCTTTATTTGGCCTGATTTCTTCGCTAAACGATCTCCCCAGATTGAGGCtgtctccttttttctctcctgctctctctcaccctctcgcTCCGACCCAGTGAAATACATCAAGGAGATGTCAGCCTTCTTTAAAAGTTCGGGTTCCCCTGGGGGTGCTCTTCCGTGGGACTCTCCCCCCTCCACGCCTCAGAGGACTTCTGAGCCTTTACCCGCAGAGGTGAAAGAGCCCCGCAGCATCCCTCTGAAGATGTGCCAGGTGTCACGGAAACAGTGTCCTCCAGACACAGAAAACAGGTAGCAGAGATGTTGAGACGTTTTTGCTGTTCCCCTTTGAACACCGTGTCTCAGGGACAGCTTTCCATCAGAACTTCTGATCTGACTCTTTGATTGAAGGCCCAATGAACGCTGCTTtgtctcccttctctctctttctctgatcTCCTGTCAGGTACTTTGAGGTGATTTCAGCAACCAGAAAGAACTCCGTGTTCCTGCGAGCGAAAGACCCAGCCATGGCTCAGTCCTGGTACAACGCCATACAGAACAGCATCGCTAACCTTTTACCAAGAATGAAGGACGAGATGAAGGTCATGCAGCCGGGAATGGAGGTCAAACATGTGGGCTGGATTACAGAGCAGGTCATAGACTGTACCTTCATGGTGACACCCTGCTGTTGTTTACGTTGTAGATTCATTCAGCGACTGTGAAGTGTCTTACACAAGTTATCTGTCCTACATCTTGTACTTTATAATAGGTAACTTTTAAAAACCTGCCTTATTTGGTGTACAATTCTCTCTTGAACCTGAAAGCTTACTCCAAGTGCACATAAGTCTACACTGGGCGCACTACCGATCTGTCAAAGcatatttttatcttttaggtgatctgtttttatctgtgtgtatgtgcacagGTAATCCAAGGTCCAGAGAAACCAGTGTTAGCTGTGCTGACTgacagagacctgctgctgtACCCCTCCCTGCCTGAGAGCAAGGAGGGCCTAAAGAGCCCCACCAAGAGTCATCCGCTCATCACCACCAGGTTCAGTATGAAAGCACGCTTGGCTTTTATTCGATGTAACATTGATGCGTCCTCCATACTGAGGAGATTTAGGTTTAGAGACCTTTCagtgggtttgttttgtttggcgGGACAACAAGAACAGGCTCACTCTTTCCATTACGAGACTGTTGGACAGTTTTCCCATTGACATCACACTCGTTTGGAAAACATGAGTGAAACCAGAATCTATGAGTcatctttttccctcttttcaaTCTCACCAGAGCTTTCTGCTTCGAGTTGTTCGCGtctcaaacaaacacacttgcATACTGTTTTGTTGGCTGTAATCTCTGACTTTAATTACCCTCATCCAtccaaacccttctcatctccTGTTAGACTAGTTCACTCTGGCCCAGGAAAGAGTTCCCCGCTTCTGGACTCGGACCTCTCGTTTGGTCTGCGTACTGGCACGAAGCAAGGCGTGGAAACCCACGTGTTCAGGGTGGATTCTGCCAAGGACCTGTCCACCTGGACTCATCTGCTGGTGGAGGGTTGCCATAACGCTGCCGAGCTCATCAAAGAGGTCACGACAGGTGAAGAGCCGGCCTCCGGATTTCTCCATCGACAAATCAGAATGTTCCGAAGTTGGGTCAACTTGTATCATTTATTCTTGGGAGTGGCCCAGTTTTGCAGAACCAACAACGAATGTTGAGCTCGCTCTCAAAAGGAAACTTGTCAGCATGTTGGTGGATGGTTTTTAGTGTTCAACAGAGCACTCGGTCCATTTAGGTGAAGTTCATTCATACAACACATCAGTACTTCCTGACAAATGCCAGACACAACTGTGCTGCAATCTTAACAGGGTAGTAAAACTAGGAGTTGGCGTTTGAGGTTTTTGAGAGAAAAACGTATTTTATTTCCAATATAAACATTGCATTGTAATGCTTAACTTCCATTATGGTAACATGGTTTCTCTTAGACCGCACTACGGTCTTAATGCACATATGGGACTATAAAAGAAGCATCTGTCTCAAAGCAAGGTTAGCTCATGGGGTTCTAGGTTTTCCTAACACCTCAGATTTCACTGGCTCTATTCATATAAAACTACAAATGTTTTACAAAGGAAAGCTTTTCTATAAGGATCCTTTTCCTTAGAGGGGATACATTCATTATTACAAGTTCTTCAGTATGTCTGGAACCTTGGTGCAATGTTGTTTTTACTTCTCTATTTCAGATTTTGTATGTGAGTATCAAAACTAGAAATAAAGCACTCAGCATGTGCAGATCTCTCCAAAGTAGgtaatttccccacatattgacTTACATCCAAAACAATTACTCTGATTAATTGGACTACCTTCAGTGAGTCTGTCTGCCACCGTATATGGCTTGTCTTACATTCAAGGGTTGCTGATCGAGGGGGCAGATTATAGACTATGACTCTGATTTGAGAAACGAGGCACTCCGAGAGATCTGAGCTGTCTTCCTCTAATATAGGTTGAGCAACCTAAACATAACTGCAAGTTAACCATTACCAGTATATACTGTAAATAGGCAGTAGTCATTCAAAGCTCAAGGCTGTGGTCTTTGGAAGATCAAGGGTCAAAGTCCCTCTAGAATTCAGCACATCGGCCACATTTAATCAGCTTATCCTcggcccattatcaacattccCTGATCATTTCTTCAAAATGCGATCTTAGCTTtctgagttattttgctaacaggcAACTAAACAAAGGGCAGCTGCCACATAAAATCGGGGGAGATGATGATTGTGGGAAAAAGTCTGCACCGACATACAGTTAGAGACATTAATGTGAATAcgctgccccctactggccgcCTGAAGCGATGGCGCAGTTGTTGATCCATATTACTAAAAAGGCTCCTCAGATTTCCTGTCTTTGAAATAAGATCAAGTGCATAAAGTTAACCAAAAACGTTTGGTCTCTGTTTGGTTCCAATGTTTATGTCTCTTTGTTCTCCCTTCTGGCAGCATGTAGTTGGAACGGGAAAGAGTGCACCCTGGGAGTTCACATCGATGAGGGTTTCACACTATTCAC is drawn from Takifugu rubripes chromosome 19, fTakRub1.2, whole genome shotgun sequence and contains these coding sequences:
- the snta1 gene encoding alpha-1-syntrophin — its product is MAAAMKAQKTGLLELRVTVDRWRRVLATLTEDTLTVNPSEASEEPAKAAPTPVGALNGDPPNLSSSPVPETITNVKRTVRVTKQDVGGLGISIKGGKENKMPILISKIFKGLAADQTEALYVGDAILSVNSYDLREATHDEAVQALKKTGKEVVLEVKYIKEMSAFFKSSGSPGGALPWDSPPSTPQRTSEPLPAEVKEPRSIPLKMCQVSRKQCPPDTENRYFEVISATRKNSVFLRAKDPAMAQSWYNAIQNSIANLLPRMKDEMKVMQPGMEVKHVGWITEQVIQGPEKPVLAVLTDRDLLLYPSLPESKEGLKSPTKSHPLITTRLVHSGPGKSSPLLDSDLSFGLRTGTKQGVETHVFRVDSAKDLSTWTHLLVEGCHNAAELIKEVTTACSWNGKECTLGVHIDEGFTLFTEEMGVRKRILLQHPFEHLKMSSDDGVRMMFLDFGGPEAEIQLDLHCCPKTLVFIIHSFLSAKVKRLGLLA